From Acropora muricata isolate sample 2 chromosome 14, ASM3666990v1, whole genome shotgun sequence, one genomic window encodes:
- the LOC136899150 gene encoding coiled-coil domain-containing protein 152-like yields MLFQVFRMTQNAKVKRVCLDNLLQDFTLWQKNLRDAVHENNCLQMEIRSVTKKLQSSEEAEKIAIQEAGKFKDMVDKLQEIISKRCDEEDENEKLKTEIAQLKNKLRKIEEEHKKQISEGLKNLETADLNHKEEIQRIKKETLQENRGEISRLQELVKKKEGEAQQLNKQLADANHANHNEIVKLHLEYDAKLQKLQRNRIKPQSAQTSNANNEIFRKKLQFAKAEAQKEIAALKTKISELERKLQSAQQMPAARRKRF; encoded by the exons ATGTTATTCCAGGTTTTTAGAATGACACAGAATGCTAAAGTGAAGCGAGTTTGTTTGGATAACCTGCTACAAGATTTCACGCTATGGCAAAAG AATCTGAGAGATGCAGTTCACGAGAACAACTGTTTGCAAATGGAAATTCGCTCGGTTACAAAGAAACTGCAATCAAGTGAAGAGGCTGAGAAAATTGCAATCCAAG aggCTGGGAAATTTAAAGACATGGTAGACAAGTTACAAGAAATTATATCAAAACGCTGTGATGAGGAAG ATGAAAATGAGAAACTAAAAACAGAAATCGCACAACTTAAAAACAAATTGCGCAAGATTGAGGAG GAGCACAAAAAGCAAATTTCTGAAGGGCTAAAGAATCTCGAAACAGCTGATCTTAATCACAAAGAGGAGATCCAGCGAATCAAAAAGGAAACGCTTCAGGAGA ACAGGGGCGAGATCTCCAGACTGCAAGAGTTGGTCAAGAAAAAAGAAGGTGAAGCTCAGCAGCTAAATAAACAGTTAGCTGACGCCAATCATGCTAATCACAATGAAATAGTCAAGCTTCACTTGGAG TACGACGCAAAACTGCAGAAACTTCAAAGAAATCGAATCAAGCCGCAGAGTGCACAAACGTCTAATGCCAATAATGAAATATTCAGGAAG AAACTGCAATTTGCCAAAGCTGAGGCACAAAAGGAAATTGCTGCACTCAAAACTAAGATATCTGAACTTGAAAGAAAGCTGCAGTCAGCACAACAAATGCCCGCAGCAAGGAGGAAAAGATTTTGA